A genome region from Tursiops truncatus isolate mTurTru1 chromosome 15, mTurTru1.mat.Y, whole genome shotgun sequence includes the following:
- the PCIF1 gene encoding mRNA (2'-O-methyladenosine-N(6)-)-methyltransferase isoform X2 produces the protein MANENHGSPREEASLLSHSPGTSNQSQPCSPKPVRLVQDLPEELVHAGWEKCWSRRENRPYYFNRFTNQSLWEMPVLGQHDVISDPLGLNATPLPQDSSLVEPPPAENKPRKRQLSEEQPSGNGVKKPKIDIPMTPTGPSVPSSPSVPGTPTLKIWGTSPEDKQQAALLRPTEVYWDLDIQTNAVIKHRGPSEVLPPHPEVELLRSQLILKLRQHYRELCQQREGIEPPRESFNRWMLERKVVDKGSDPLLPSNCEPVVSPSMFREIMNDIPIRLSRIKFREEAKRLLFKYAEAARRLIESRSASPDSRKVVKWNVEDTFSWLRKDHSASKEDYMDRLEHLRRQCGPHVSAAAKDSVEGICSKIYHISLEYVKRIREKHLAILKENNIPEEVEAPEVEPRLVYCYPVRLAVSAPPMPSVEMHVENNVVCIRYKGEMVKVSRNYFSKLWLLYRYSCIDDSAFERFLPRVWCLLRRYQMMFGVGLYEGTGLQGSLPVHVFEALHRLFGVSFECFASPLNCYFRQYCSAFPDTDGYFGSRGPCLDFSPLSGSFEANPPFCEELMDAMVSHFEKLLESSPEPLSFIVFIPEWREPPTPALTRMEQSRFKRHQLVLPAFEHEYRSGSQHVCKKTTLDLPSGGQRLSGCRS, from the exons ATGGCCAATGAGAATCACGGCAGCCCCCGGGAGGAAGCATCCTTGTTGAGTCACTCCCCAGGCACCTCCAATCAGAGCCAGCCCTGTTCTCCAAAGCCCGTCCGCCTGGTGCAGGACCTCCCAG AGGAGCTGGTGCACGCTGGCTGGGAGAAGTGCTGGAGCAGAAGGGAGAACCGTCCCTACTACTTCAACCGATTCACCAACCAGTCCCTGTGGGAGATGCCCGTGCTGGGCCAGCACGATGTGATT TCGGACCCTTTGGGGCTGAATGCGACCCCCCTGCCCCAAGACTCAAGCTTGGTGGAACCCCCCCCGGCTGAGAACAAGCCCCGAAAGCGGCAGCTCTCGGAAGAGCAGCCCAGCGGCAATGGCGTGAAGAAGCCCAAG ATTGACATCCCCATGACACCCACGGGCCCGTCAGTGCCCAGCTCCCCCAGCGTCCCAGGAACCCCAACCCTGAAGATTTGGGGGACATCCCCTGAAGATAAACAGCAGGCAGCTCTCCTCCGACCCACTGA GGTGTACTGGGATCTCGACATTCAGACCAACGCTGTCATCAAGCACCGGGGGCCATCAGAGGTGCTGCCTCCGCATCCCGAGGTGGAGCTGCTCCGTTCCCAGCTCATCCTGAAGCTTCGGCAGCACTACCGGGAGCTGTGCCAGCAGCGAGAGG GCATCGAGCCCCCCCGGGAATCCTTCAACCGCTGGATGTTGGAGCGCAAGGTCGTGGACAAAGGCTCTGATCCTCTGTTGCCGAGCAACTGCGAACCGGTCGTGTCACCTTCCATGTTTCGCGAAATCATGAATGACATTCCCATCAG GTTATCCCGAATCAAGTTCCGGGAGGAAGCCAAGCGTTTGCTCTTCAAATACGCAGAGGCTGCCAGGCGGCTCATCGAGTCCAG GAGTGCATCTCCCGACAGCAGGAAGGTGGTCAAGTGGAACGTGGAGGATACCTTCAGCTGGCTGCGGAAGGACCACTCCGCCTCCAAGGAGGACTATATG GATCGCCTGGAGCATCTGCGGAGGCAGTGTGGCCCCCACGTCTCGGCCGCAGCCAAGGACTCCGTGGAGGGTATCTGCAGTAAGATCTACCACATCTCTCTGGAGTACGTCAAACGGATCCGAGAGAAGCACCTTGCCATTCTCAAGGAAAACAACATCCCAG AGGAGGTGGAGGCCCCCGAGGTGGAGCCCCGCCTGGTGTACTGCTATCCAGTACGGCTGGCCGTGTCTGCACCTCCCATGCCCAGCGTGGAAATGCACGTGGAGAATAACGTGGTCTGCATCCGGTATAAGGGCGAGATGGTCAAGGTCAGCCGCAACTACTTCAGCAAGCTG TGGCTCCTTTACCGCTACAGCTGCATCGACGATTCTGCCTTTGAGAGGTTCCTGCCCCGAGTCTGGTGTCTTCTCCGCCGGTACCAG ATGATGTTCGGCGTGGGCCTCTACGAGGGGACAGGCCTGCAGGGGTCGCTGCCCGTGCACGTCTTCGAGGCCCTCCACCGGCTTTTCGGCGTCAGCTTTGAGTGCTTCGCCTCACCCCTCAACTGCTACTTTCGCCAGTACTGCTCCGCCTTCCCCGACACGGACGGCTACTTCGGCTCCCGCGG gccctgcctggACTTCTCCCCGCTGAGTGGTTCCTTCGAGGCCAACCCTCCCTTCTGCGAGGAGCTCATGGATGCCATGGTCTCTCACTTTGAG AAACTGCTCGAGAGCTCGCCAGAGCCCCTGTCCTTCATCGTGTTCATCCCCGAGTGGCGGGAACCCCCGACCCCAGCGCTCACCCGCATGGAGCAGAGCCGCTTCAAGCGCCACCAGCTGGTCCTGCCCGCCTTCGAGCACGAGTACCGCAGCGGCTCCCAGCATGTCTGCAAGAA AACGACCCTGGATTTGCCAAGTGGGGGCCAACGCCTGAGCGGCTGCAGGAGTTGA
- the PCIF1 gene encoding mRNA (2'-O-methyladenosine-N(6)-)-methyltransferase isoform X1 produces the protein MANENHGSPREEASLLSHSPGTSNQSQPCSPKPVRLVQDLPEELVHAGWEKCWSRRENRPYYFNRFTNQSLWEMPVLGQHDVISDPLGLNATPLPQDSSLVEPPPAENKPRKRQLSEEQPSGNGVKKPKIDIPMTPTGPSVPSSPSVPGTPTLKIWGTSPEDKQQAALLRPTEVYWDLDIQTNAVIKHRGPSEVLPPHPEVELLRSQLILKLRQHYRELCQQREGIEPPRESFNRWMLERKVVDKGSDPLLPSNCEPVVSPSMFREIMNDIPIRLSRIKFREEAKRLLFKYAEAARRLIESRSASPDSRKVVKWNVEDTFSWLRKDHSASKEDYMDRLEHLRRQCGPHVSAAAKDSVEGICSKIYHISLEYVKRIREKHLAILKENNIPEEVEAPEVEPRLVYCYPVRLAVSAPPMPSVEMHVENNVVCIRYKGEMVKVSRNYFSKLWLLYRYSCIDDSAFERFLPRVWCLLRRYQMMFGVGLYEGTGLQGSLPVHVFEALHRLFGVSFECFASPLNCYFRQYCSAFPDTDGYFGSRGPCLDFSPLSGSFEANPPFCEELMDAMVSHFEKLLESSPEPLSFIVFIPEWREPPTPALTRMEQSRFKRHQLVLPAFEHEYRSGSQHVCKKEEMHYKAVHSTAVLFLQNDPGFAKWGPTPERLQELSAAYRQSGRSHGSVGSSSSSSEAKDRDSGREQGPSREPHST, from the exons ATGGCCAATGAGAATCACGGCAGCCCCCGGGAGGAAGCATCCTTGTTGAGTCACTCCCCAGGCACCTCCAATCAGAGCCAGCCCTGTTCTCCAAAGCCCGTCCGCCTGGTGCAGGACCTCCCAG AGGAGCTGGTGCACGCTGGCTGGGAGAAGTGCTGGAGCAGAAGGGAGAACCGTCCCTACTACTTCAACCGATTCACCAACCAGTCCCTGTGGGAGATGCCCGTGCTGGGCCAGCACGATGTGATT TCGGACCCTTTGGGGCTGAATGCGACCCCCCTGCCCCAAGACTCAAGCTTGGTGGAACCCCCCCCGGCTGAGAACAAGCCCCGAAAGCGGCAGCTCTCGGAAGAGCAGCCCAGCGGCAATGGCGTGAAGAAGCCCAAG ATTGACATCCCCATGACACCCACGGGCCCGTCAGTGCCCAGCTCCCCCAGCGTCCCAGGAACCCCAACCCTGAAGATTTGGGGGACATCCCCTGAAGATAAACAGCAGGCAGCTCTCCTCCGACCCACTGA GGTGTACTGGGATCTCGACATTCAGACCAACGCTGTCATCAAGCACCGGGGGCCATCAGAGGTGCTGCCTCCGCATCCCGAGGTGGAGCTGCTCCGTTCCCAGCTCATCCTGAAGCTTCGGCAGCACTACCGGGAGCTGTGCCAGCAGCGAGAGG GCATCGAGCCCCCCCGGGAATCCTTCAACCGCTGGATGTTGGAGCGCAAGGTCGTGGACAAAGGCTCTGATCCTCTGTTGCCGAGCAACTGCGAACCGGTCGTGTCACCTTCCATGTTTCGCGAAATCATGAATGACATTCCCATCAG GTTATCCCGAATCAAGTTCCGGGAGGAAGCCAAGCGTTTGCTCTTCAAATACGCAGAGGCTGCCAGGCGGCTCATCGAGTCCAG GAGTGCATCTCCCGACAGCAGGAAGGTGGTCAAGTGGAACGTGGAGGATACCTTCAGCTGGCTGCGGAAGGACCACTCCGCCTCCAAGGAGGACTATATG GATCGCCTGGAGCATCTGCGGAGGCAGTGTGGCCCCCACGTCTCGGCCGCAGCCAAGGACTCCGTGGAGGGTATCTGCAGTAAGATCTACCACATCTCTCTGGAGTACGTCAAACGGATCCGAGAGAAGCACCTTGCCATTCTCAAGGAAAACAACATCCCAG AGGAGGTGGAGGCCCCCGAGGTGGAGCCCCGCCTGGTGTACTGCTATCCAGTACGGCTGGCCGTGTCTGCACCTCCCATGCCCAGCGTGGAAATGCACGTGGAGAATAACGTGGTCTGCATCCGGTATAAGGGCGAGATGGTCAAGGTCAGCCGCAACTACTTCAGCAAGCTG TGGCTCCTTTACCGCTACAGCTGCATCGACGATTCTGCCTTTGAGAGGTTCCTGCCCCGAGTCTGGTGTCTTCTCCGCCGGTACCAG ATGATGTTCGGCGTGGGCCTCTACGAGGGGACAGGCCTGCAGGGGTCGCTGCCCGTGCACGTCTTCGAGGCCCTCCACCGGCTTTTCGGCGTCAGCTTTGAGTGCTTCGCCTCACCCCTCAACTGCTACTTTCGCCAGTACTGCTCCGCCTTCCCCGACACGGACGGCTACTTCGGCTCCCGCGG gccctgcctggACTTCTCCCCGCTGAGTGGTTCCTTCGAGGCCAACCCTCCCTTCTGCGAGGAGCTCATGGATGCCATGGTCTCTCACTTTGAG AAACTGCTCGAGAGCTCGCCAGAGCCCCTGTCCTTCATCGTGTTCATCCCCGAGTGGCGGGAACCCCCGACCCCAGCGCTCACCCGCATGGAGCAGAGCCGCTTCAAGCGCCACCAGCTGGTCCTGCCCGCCTTCGAGCACGAGTACCGCAGCGGCTCCCAGCATGTCTGCAAGAA GGAGGAAATGCACTACAAGGCTGTCCACAGCACGGCCGTGCTCTTCCTACAGAACGACCCTGGATTTGCCAAGTGGGGGCCAACGCCTGAGCGGCTGCAGGAGTTGAGCGCCGCCTACCGGCAGTCGGGCCGCAGCCATGGCTCTGTCGGCTCCTCGTCGTCCTCCTCGGAGGCCAAGGACAGGGACTCAGGCCGCGAGCAGGGCCCCAGCCGGGAGCCTCACTCCACTTAA